The sequence ATTTTGAGCATATCCCATGATCAGAGTATTCCAAGATATTACATCTATACAGGCAATCCTCTCGAAGCCCTTATGTGCTAAATCCATACAAGTATACAACCCAGCTCAGAATACATTTCCATAACAGAATTTCCAATAAAGCTGCCTCCAGGCTCTCCACGCATCCATCTTCATGTCACCATGCATCCAATCCAATAAAATGCTAATCGTTTCCAGCCACAGCAGAAGCCAAGCTTACCAAGGTAAAGACATCAGGCTTAAACTGGTTCCCCAATCCCATCATCTCCGAAGAAACTCAAGAGCAGAAATTGGGTCATTATTCTGCTCATACATAGATATTAACAAAATCCATAACACCGGATCTCTTGCAATCATTTGACCAAATGCCTACCTTGAGGAAACCAATTCACCAAACTTAGCATACATTAAAGCATTAGAAACAAATACATCGAATTCAAGACCATGCTTCATAACAAACAGGGAGTATTCACCAAACTTAGTATACATGAATATTAAAGCATTAGAAACAAATACAttgaattcaagaccatgattcATAGCAAACAGGGAGTATACTCGACACAGTCATGCTGTCATTGTAACTCCTCCTTTGTCATCTCTCCATAGATACCCAAAGCCTCTACTTGATTCCCACCCATTTTGACAAAACCCAGATATCATTGCACTCCAAGAACCCTAGTCCCATTCCCCATTTCATCAAACACTTTAAAGGCATGACACACAAACCCAAACTTCGAATATATATGAATCGAAGAAGCATTAATAAATAAATCGAAGCAAAATCCAAGTTTCCGAACCCAGCAAGAgcaacaaaataaaagaaaggcAATTGTTAAAAGCTCATACTCAGtaataagaaacaagtaaattgaaatcaaaacaaacaaaaaaatgtaCACAGATTTCATTGCATAAGATGAGTAATTTTGGTGCAGGAAATGAATAGTTGATTGGAATCAAAATCAATAATATTAGCTGATACTGGATTTGCTGATGGAGAAATTAAAAATGAGAGAAAAGATTGGATTAAGTTAATATCCGAGTAGGCGAGTACATTTGAAACCCagcaaaaaacaaaataaaaattgaaagcCTAATTTCAACATCTTTTAACAAAACCCTAACCCCCAAATCCGTAGAGGGTTCTTCCTTGTCTCTTCAAAGCATAGACAACATCCATAGCAGTAACAGTCTTTCTTCTAGCATGTTCTGTGTAAGTAACAGCATCACGAATCACATTTTCTAAGAAGATCTTGAGAACACCTCTCGTTTCTTCATAAATCAATCCACTGATACGTTTCACACCACCTCTTCTTGCTAATCTTCTTATTGCTGGTTTAGTAATACCTTGGATGTTATCTCTCAACACCTTCCTGTGTCTCTTTGCTCCTCCCTTTCCTAATCCCTTACCTCCTTTCCCTCTTCCTGACATTTTATTTTCTCTCTGCAGaaaatttctctatttctctgCTGATTGATTTTGATTTGTGTTTCTTACTCTGAGAAGGGAACTTATAATATTTCTGGTTTGATTATGTTCGTCAGATTTGGGTATGATCCTTATGAAGACTGGGTTTTCTATGATATTCGTTGGATTAGAAATGCTCGAAATTGATTGGTTGAGACAATATTGTTCGGATTGAGTAATGGAATCAACTTTGGTATGTGAGAATAGGAGACTGTTGACCGTTAGATTGATGCTCGATCCGTGTCTTCTGTTTTCCTAGAGTTGGTTCGTTGGATTAAGAATTGGTTCGTTGAGATAGAGTCATGTTATTGAGGCTCCAAAGAGCAACCACAATCATGGAGGGGACTAAATACCAAATCCCATACCAAAAGCTAAATTAATTTAGCTTTGAGAGAGAGCAACCACAGTCGTgaccgactaaaatatagtccgGCGCAAGTATTACATGCGTTTGAATTTGGGCGCAGTTAATATTAACGTTTGAAGTGAGACGCATTTTATACGAGCGTCTGGGTGTGAGCGCAGTTAATATGAACGCTCGATTGAGGCTCTAGTAATATGTCCGTCTGGAAAGGGACGGAGATACAAAGCACGCTCCATAATGGAGCGGACATATAAGTAGCGTATGGTTgggcgttgatataattaacGTCTGTAATGGGACGGATTCTTAAATAGCGTATGGTTGGGACGTTAGTATAACTAACGCCTAAAATGAGGCGGAGATATTAAGGGCGTTTGCTCTTATGTTTGGTATGCATTTAGTGTTTGGTATGTATCATATGTATCAGTAAAAAGATTTAGTGTTTGGCATGTATCATATGTATCAGTAAAAAGATTTAGTGTTTGGCATGTATCAATAAAAAGATTTAGTGTTTGGCATCAAACCCAAGATCATAAAAATGATACAATGCACACCACCATCCTCAGTTTTGATTTAGTGTTTGGTATTTTGTCCCCTCCATTACGATTGCAAAGGCTATGTATCAGTAAAAAAAGATGGGATAATTACGTCTCACACAGACGGTCATAATACATGCGCGTCACACAGACGCACGTAATACATGTGCCCAGACCTGGCGTTTTTAATAACTGCGCCCCATTGGGACGTACATTCTAATTACGCCTGGTATGGGACGTATGTTTAATCTCCGTCTGGCCTGGCGGTGTTTATAAATACGCCTCATTCATACGCTCTTTATACATCCGCCCCAATATCATACGTTCTTTATACATACGCCCGATGTGAAGCGCCCATTATACTTGCGTCTGTATTCATACGCTCACAATAACCCCGTCCCACTATAACCGATTTTAGTCTGGGTCGGCGACCACATTTggtcccaaaccctaattatctggACTAAATATGACTTTAGTCCGTTCCATTACGGATGATTTGGAGACCAAATTTAggtatagtccccaaatttggtcatgactgtggttgctcaaaGTGCAAACAAAATGGCTTGGCGTTAGAATGGATTAAAATGTCgaaaatgtggatatggggactTAGTGTatataaaaattcaaaaatgCCCCCAATCAAGTAAACTTATTATCTTATTACCCTTCCATAACTCTGTAATTAAacccaaaagagaaaaaaaaaaaactaaatctacCAATTGTTTTCAACTTTTCCTCTTCTCTTCctttttttccatctttttctTCTCTAACTCGTTTCGTCAATCATTGATTGTCGATTCTCAAAAACattcatcgtcgattaaactctTCGTACATAAAAGATGACAAAGACAAAgcagaaaaaacaacaaaagaaatccAAAACAACATAGTGAACCAGCGAATGTTAATTTAACTTTACCATCTTTAATGAAAATGCTCAAGCAGAAATTAATACTCCAGAAATGACTTTTATAATGTATGAATCGAAAACCCACGATTTTTCTGCTTTTGTTTAGCTAAATATTTTGATTCGACAAAGTTAGGTTTCAAACTATTTACGTGGAAGTTCTTATTTTCCCAGACGGAGCTCATCGACATCGTCTAGGAAATTCTATTCATCCCATCTCTAAGTGTTGGTTATGGCTGAGAAATAGGAAATTAGTTATGTATTTTGGAAAATTATGAGATTGATTGCTTTGACGGCTTTGTATTCCCAATCGTAATAGAAAAAATCCAACCGCAACACTTGTGTCCCAACCGTAAATTATTTTTTTCCGCTAAGAGCATCCTAGCCATATGTAGCTTTGATTTTTGGAAAATTATGAGATTGCTTTTACGATAGGTTTTCCCAACCTTGATAAGAAATAACTCGGTCATTGTTCATGTGTCAAAGTCGTAGGTGTATATTTACGGTTAGGGAGTTCAAAGTTTGCAGTTGAAAGTTCATTTATGGCAGGGTTGTATTTAATACCCCATCCACCAttggtttcttttctttttcatcctTTTTAATTTGTAAACATTTGAacaatgttatatatatatatccaactTTGTTAATGCATTTAAGGAACAtggtttttaatatttttacggaaagagaagaagataacACAATAAGTAACACCACCTAATGACCCTACTCCGACCCCTTATCAGGGAAAACCATTGGATAGAGGTAAATAGAAACCAAATGCACTTATAAGGTAATAGAGTAAGAGAATAAGAGAGTAGTGAACGTGCAATTGTGGATTCTCAACAACCAAATATAgagattcaagaagaagaaaCGGTTGAAACAAGTGTTGCTCCATTGGTTGCTCTTGATAAGGGTAAAGGCAGAGGCGAGGGGAAGAAGAATAAGTATCCACTACCACCTAGAACAATTCAAATCATCGACGCAATATCGAGTTATTTCCTCCCAAATCGAATGGGAGATCTTGGGGTGAGCCAAGTGTTCGATCTgtcttgtttggttttgaaactTCATGGGCTACAAGGGTTTGTGTTGCAAATGTAATAATATAACTCtatatattattttaattttaattttattatgtaTTCTTTATTGTAacaacaacatttttatgatttgTGTAAAATCACGAGAAAGCGATCGCGAAATGAAACACCAACAAGCAAAGTTTTAGTCGTTGGATATAAAGGAGGAAGCTATGGTGGTTTTTGTAGAATCTTAAGGGTTACGGCCTGGAATTGAGTCTGCATAAGGATTTAAGATGTTACTAATTTTTATGGGTTAAATAAAATTTCTGGCCTGAATCCATGACTTATAATTTCCAGTACGGTGAGATGAGTATCACTCTAGATGATTCTCACCAAATTACCGGTCTTCCTTTGAATGAAAAGTTGTATCTAACGGTTtaaacaactttgttccttttCAAGATCTTTATGACTTGGTAAAAGATTGTTTTAGGTGGGGAATAGATGAAACACGAGAAGAGTTTGATGCCAGAATCAAATCTCTAGAAACAAGGTAACCAACTAGGGATGTCGATGGGTCTGAATTCTCCCGAGTATCACTGTACCTGGACCGCGACCCTACTTATAAAGTCTGGTTCCTAAATCCGTGGACTCAGAACCGGATCCGTTGAAAACCGCAGGTACCCGTTGGGCATTGAAAAACTATCAATTTTTTCATTTGAAATCTTCTTATTTTTTACTTGAATacaaattatttttataaaattcTATTATTAATTCTTTATTAGTGTTTTAAATAAAGACTAAATGtaagaggaaaagaaaaaaaaacatgtaccaaaactagcaaaatactttttattttctaaagtaataaagaataaaaaaaaagaataattggGTACCCGATGGGATAATACCCATCGGGTCCTGAGTTGTTAATGGGTCTAATTTTAGGACCTGAACCCGGACCAACCAAAAAATGCTAGGGTATTTCCCATGCAAGGAAGTAGGTTTGTCAATGgatccgggtcctcccgggtattaTTGGATCCGGACCTGAACCCTACCTGTAAAAGTCGATTCCAGTTCCTAACGGTTCTGAATCTAATTCCTAAATTTGCGGACCCAGAAACGGACCCGTTAAAAAATTCGGGTACCCGTTGGGTATCAAAAaactattattttttttccttaaaatgtGGTTATCTTCTTTTtgcttgaatccaaaatatttttatacaaaTTTATTATTCTTTCTTTATCAATGTACTAAACAAAGATTATAtaagagaaaaaatgaaaaaaaaatctatgctaaaactagcaaaatactTAGAATTCTGCTAAAGTGTCATATTAGAGAATGAATAATCGGGTATCCCCATTTGGACCCGTTAAGGTTTCGAGTCCAACCGTGCaatacctgttagagcattgctcggtcaaactcacaggTGTTTCTATTTCAAGATTTTTGTCAAATTTACTATTCAaaagtatatcttgatttatagtctacaattagttcagtctcggattaggacagaagtgtagttgagaaacggacatcgcggcagtcatcattgcgttttaCCGATTgtaggcgaagatcaaccgaagcttttggagaacttcttcaacaaaaggtaagtgaagactgaaccacctatttctcaagttatattcatctttttatctatgagacgatgtcgcataactaattagactatcataaagcatatcaagaatttcaagacgagtttatcttggtaattagtcctcgaaatatgactaagcttaatgaacattattCATACTTTATGAATTTCGGTTaacaacaatttattgttcgaaatcaaaatcatgattcaagttttatcaatcGAAAATAGCATGGAACAGTGACATGTGTCACAAatgttattcaggaatatttcaaatcgatttagagaaatatagaactactgtagatTCATATGTAAGACAGTGTACataccagtcttacaaactgggaaaactgttatatgtctgaagccgtaaTGCATGTACTAAGTACACGAAATGGAGTATTTGTATGTCgacaaacagatttttggtacgcatattcgtatgcacacCTTTAAAAGTCTGGGAACTCGTGAATCCAGATTGGTACgcaaaccggtacgcgtactagAAAGGAACTGTGAGTTACAAAatcggtttggtatccataccgtaCACGTATCAAAAAAGTTCAGTGGACTCCAAAACTCGGCTATGCTTAAATAATACccataccagtacgcgtacctaaaaaGTTCCATTGACCCTGGAACTCGACTATTCTTAAATcgtatccataccagtacgcataccgaaaaAGTCTTGTGGACTCCGGAACACGGTTATGCCTTAAGGTTtacatactggtacgcataccatgacATAAGTGTTCACGACATATCGAATAAATTCTTATGCACCTAAATTATTTCTCCGAGACAATTtacatttgaataatctctaaaagcaccatagacatatttgatcactttATCGTGTTTCGAGTTAAcccttaagtgtttatgaaaatgctcaagcttatagttcagttggatagcttcggctaaccattcatgagcgtgatcttatacacggttcggttacggttcatcctaaccatttgagtgtatatcttgttatgtaatcagattcaaagattcgtcTAGCGgtagatattgattgcttggttccagagctatcttagcttaaacctaaagcaacttatGCTTTGAATATCTATAAAAGGGGagcttcaagcaactgggatctttgaatcccaacaCTACTGTGTCCTAattgtaactagagtcgtcctcttacTAAAAccctttttagggtttagcgactacaaaaacATCAttggaattcgtgaagccaggtccagctattgtttatcttgattgctcgagtatcctgatcttgttcgattgttgagctgctcaattaaataagatatatAAAAATCATCAAAGTGATCTTCGTCTTAGACTATGTTGATTCCatgagttttatacttgtgaggtgaataataatctaggctacacttcgggttgcataagttcgGTTTTtcaggttagctagactttatcCATTgccatcgatttccatcaccttgatcaaactttttgatcACAAaataaatcacatataggcttatttgtgggaggaagattggtttaaattcttcaattgagttgaagcaactcctaGTTGGTGTGACGTTAGCTGTCCTACTGCGATTCAAGAGGCGTTCTAGTAGGGTTTAATTTGGTCtcagctacattccagtccgaagctaATTGGTCGTatgctagtgtgtgtagcggcttaatacaatttggtgttcaatctggactaggtcccggggtttttctgcacttgtagtatcctcgttaacaaaacttttggtgcatgtgttatttcttttccgcatcatattgtttatctttatttgaaatatcacaggttgtgcattaatcaatcaaagtagatacatccatccttgtttgttgtatacgacttgattgattacttgaaaaattgatcttttgaatcacccaagaactctcacacgcaaatcaggttcacggacttgtctctatTAACGTTCTGATTGTGAGAAAAAAAGATATAACTCTGGATAtattttcttgattgagattcattaagttgaactcccgGAAttgaatttgagtttatctatacaggttgcctaagaaaacgttggtggtgtattttggtacccctgaGTTtttattggtatcagagcaggcaaacacatttaagagctcacaagtctgtgtttgaagcaatctgactatatggacaagagtGTAATCTCGATAAACATACCGCTAGCATTTGATGgtacaaattacttatggtggaaaaatgTTATGCGTTCAGTTTTACAAGCCCGTGACTTTGAGATGTAGaaacttgtagttattggatacgaTGTGCCAACAGTTGTTGTAGACGGAACAACTATTGTGAAGCCATTATGACGACAAAGTGAAACCGAGATAAgtactgcaaagcataattctgacagATTGAACGCTATTACCCACGCCATAAGCccggatcttcagcaccatgttacTTCGTGCACTAAgactaaagatgcttgggatatcttggaaaccatACTCGAAGGAGTTACCTCAGAGAAAgcagctaggcttcaaaacctaaattccgactaggaaaatctttgtatggttgatgaagattcgtttgatgagtttagtcAAAAGGTGTCTTGAATTGGCATCTTATGCGTTAGGGAAGATCATTCCtcaaaaggacattatgatgaaaattctctgatctttaccagcaagataagagtctaagaaacatggcatcatggaaggaaataaccttgctaCATTTTATAGAAACACGTTAGTTGGAAAgttgaagatatttgatcatgaactgCAGTCCGAAACCGGAAAGGATATCACATTCAAGCCACTTAAAAACACTAAAACTCTTATAAGTGAAAGTGTTTGATGTAATTTTTTATAGTGGTAAGTAATAGTGGTTCGCTGAGACTTGtgaaaattttattttagactagtaaaaatgatttttgagaaaaaagattgatataataacaataataaatatTTACAAAAACCAAGGTTATGGATTCCACCGTTGAACATTTTCATGTGATTCATAAATTATAAGAATCCTCGAAAGTTTTAACATACATAAGGCGGATTTATTTTCCTTGCCAAAGTAATTTATAtcttcaaatattaattgtaaatcttggcatatcaaaagaacaaAGTCTAAgtataaaccatcaaatgaaataacAATTAATTAAGAGAAATTATATTTTTCTATTAAAATCTATGAAAGTAGTCAAAATAAAATTTTCAGAATTATTAATTTTGTTGCCACTCAAGTATGATGTAATAATGGCTTCCTCCTTTGCCTCGGTTATAGGGAGGTTTAGTTACTCATGACGGCACCAGAGACAATAATatgattgaaaattttcatctttATTACTGCACGATTTGAATTCACACAATGAATAGAACTTTCTTTCCCAAAAGATAGATATAAAAAAAGTAAAACAAtaggaaaatgaaaataataTTCAACTCAAAATGAAATGTGCTCTCATCTTCTTTAATTTGCTGAATCAAATCATGGTGAAAAATCCTCCAAGAATATTTTTcctgtttaatacaagataacttcctttcttttttctttcaaaactcCAGTAATTAATGCACATAGATTTCTTGTTTATAAGCAAGAAGATACTCCTGtcttaaaaatcaaaaatttcctCCAAAATCTCGTGCAGAAATCCTTCACCGTTGAAACTAAAATTTATCACCAAAAATCtgatggaaaatgaagaagaaaggttACCTTATCCATATCTCGGGTGCCTTCATCCAGTGGGGTGTCCTTAGTAATTTTgaggtgtctttagtaatttctCCGGGGGTGTAAAATATcaattttcgagccaatttttccacaagagtttatttcttcaaaaatacCTATAAGTAtacaaaaaaccataataaggacAATATCGAGCACtgacaatacagaaaattgaaaacaattcatacacaaaaacatATCTATCAGTGTTGACAACTCTGTGGAAAATCTTGTTGAttctgatttttcagatgaagatcttgataacttagtttcattgatcacaagacaatttatagaacttcttaggaagagaaaTGAACGGTTCACTAGAGAAACGCCTCCAATGTCAGCTAAGCCATATAATCGTAAATCTACCAAAAACAAAGACTCTAACGATACCTACGATGAGGATACGCCACGGTGCTTCAAGTGCAAAGGTTTCGGTTACTTttccaatgagtgtccaaaccgaAGGAAATACACTGGCAATAAGAGTCTggctgcaacacttgatgaaacTTTTGATCATTATGATTCCGAAGAGGATGAAGGTTCAAGAGTAGCACTCTTGGGATAAATTGTAAATTTTGATGCatgtagcaatactcatatcaatcttgataatttaaTTGATGACTCTTCATCAAAATTATTTGAGGATGTTATGGAATTTTCGTATACTAATGGAAATTCTCTTAATGTTTCAGGTACCCTGTTCTTAACTGGTAACAATGTTCCCGAATCAATCTCCAAAGAgacatgtccttattgtaccaTTGAGGGTCACAGACTCAcacaatgtttcaagtacaaacacaaactaAAGTATTCAACAAACTGCAACGGAGGGCTAGTCGTTTGGAAAATGTGTTTAAACTTATTCAAAAGTCCAATCCTTAGGTATGCAAAGTTAACTCTTTT is a genomic window of Papaver somniferum cultivar HN1 unplaced genomic scaffold, ASM357369v1 unplaced-scaffold_137, whole genome shotgun sequence containing:
- the LOC113335027 gene encoding histone H4 — its product is MSGRGKGGKGLGKGGAKRHRKVLRDNIQGITKPAIRRLARRGGVKRISGLIYEETRGVLKIFLENVIRDAVTYTEHARRKTVTAMDVVYALKRQGRTLYGFGG